Proteins encoded together in one Catellatospora citrea window:
- a CDS encoding RICIN domain-containing protein, with product MNKIRTRRRYARAALAATMLAALVALPSSPAQAAPATGVAYQLVVTKSGKCIDVPGASSANGALLQQWGCTANSPWQQFRLTAVGSNYQLVNVSSGKCVDIPDWSTASGVQLQQYGCVSSQANQQWRLVASGTNTYQIISVHSGLCISLKDASTANGAAVIQETCTANTNKQWAFTGVGGRTWSNSPDGFASTGGGTTGGAAGATVTVSTLADLQRYVTATEPYVIRVSGAITVTPKGTELRVASNKTIVGVGTSGHIVGGGFFLGTGVRNVIIRNLTIRDTQMADDDPDDKVYDYDGIQMDTADHVWIDHNTITRMNDGLIDSRKDTSYLTISWNVLSSNNKAFGIGWTDNVTARMTIHHNWIKDTNQRNPSTDNVAYAHLYNNYLQNVASYGNYARGATKMVLENSYFENVKDPFYPDATAQLRQSGSILVNCTGKQQTLGSAFTPSSFYAYTLDAAADVPNLLRTYAGPQADIG from the coding sequence ATGAACAAGATCAGAACCAGGCGGCGGTACGCCCGCGCGGCGCTCGCGGCGACCATGCTCGCCGCCCTCGTCGCCCTGCCGTCCTCACCCGCCCAGGCAGCACCCGCCACCGGTGTGGCATACCAGCTGGTCGTGACCAAGAGCGGCAAGTGCATAGACGTGCCCGGAGCGTCATCGGCCAACGGCGCGTTGTTGCAGCAGTGGGGCTGCACGGCGAACTCGCCGTGGCAGCAGTTCCGGCTGACCGCGGTCGGGTCGAATTACCAGCTGGTCAACGTCAGCAGCGGCAAGTGCGTCGACATCCCCGACTGGTCGACGGCGTCGGGCGTGCAGTTGCAGCAGTACGGGTGCGTGTCCAGCCAGGCCAACCAGCAGTGGCGTCTGGTCGCCAGCGGCACGAACACGTACCAGATCATCAGCGTGCACTCGGGGCTGTGCATCAGCCTCAAGGACGCCTCGACCGCCAACGGCGCGGCGGTCATCCAGGAGACGTGCACCGCCAACACCAACAAGCAGTGGGCGTTCACCGGCGTCGGCGGGCGTACGTGGTCCAACAGCCCCGACGGGTTCGCCTCGACCGGCGGCGGCACCACCGGCGGCGCGGCCGGGGCGACCGTCACCGTCAGCACCCTCGCCGACCTGCAGCGCTACGTCACCGCGACCGAGCCGTACGTCATCCGGGTCAGCGGCGCGATCACCGTCACGCCCAAGGGCACCGAGCTGCGGGTCGCCTCGAACAAGACCATCGTCGGGGTCGGGACCAGCGGCCACATCGTCGGCGGCGGGTTCTTCCTCGGCACGGGCGTGCGCAATGTCATCATCCGCAACCTGACCATCCGCGACACGCAGATGGCCGACGACGACCCCGACGACAAGGTGTACGACTACGACGGGATCCAGATGGACACCGCCGACCACGTGTGGATCGACCACAACACGATCACGCGGATGAACGACGGCCTGATCGACAGCCGCAAGGACACCAGCTACCTGACGATCTCCTGGAACGTGCTGTCGAGCAACAACAAGGCGTTCGGCATCGGCTGGACCGACAACGTCACCGCCCGCATGACGATCCACCACAACTGGATCAAGGACACCAACCAGCGCAACCCCAGCACCGACAACGTGGCCTACGCCCACCTGTACAACAACTACCTGCAAAATGTCGCCTCGTACGGCAACTACGCCCGGGGCGCGACGAAGATGGTGCTGGAGAACAGCTACTTCGAGAACGTGAAGGACCCGTTCTACCCGGACGCGACCGCGCAGCTGCGCCAGAGCGGCAGCATCCTCGTCAACTGCACCGGCAAGCAGCAGACCCTGGGTTCGGCGTTCACGCCGAGCAGCTTCTACGCCTACACCCTCGACGCGGCCGCCGACGTGCCGAACCTGCTCCGCACGTACGCCGGGCCGCAGGCCGACATCGGCTGA
- a CDS encoding inositol-3-phosphate synthase gives MIERAKVAVVGVGNNVSALVQGIAFHRATGSLVGICRPEVDGLGVGDIDFVAAFAVSDAKVGQDLCDAIFVAPNNFPRIAAELPPSGVRVQRGLTDASEVDRVANALTGAEVVLYSAPSGLPEVARAYAEAALRAGAAFVNTTSDVVARDPQWIERFEAAGLPLLGDDLTSQFGTSIVHRTLLRLLAERGLTLTSSYQVNLGGTEDIRNLAHNGSSKKQSKLNALGSDQSTAGRVEMAPIGHIANLRSEKVAYLNIEAQGWGETSVSLDIKLKVHDPSGAAGVTVDLVRMAAGALRAGRGGHVPAAATMLKSPPGTSA, from the coding sequence ATGATCGAAAGAGCCAAGGTCGCCGTCGTCGGGGTGGGCAACAACGTCTCGGCCCTCGTCCAGGGGATCGCGTTTCACCGCGCCACCGGCAGCCTGGTCGGCATCTGCCGTCCCGAGGTCGACGGGCTCGGTGTCGGCGACATCGACTTCGTGGCCGCGTTCGCCGTCTCCGACGCCAAGGTGGGTCAAGACCTCTGCGACGCGATCTTCGTGGCTCCCAACAACTTTCCGCGTATCGCCGCCGAGCTGCCGCCCTCCGGCGTCCGAGTGCAGCGGGGCCTGACTGACGCGAGCGAGGTCGACCGCGTCGCCAATGCGCTCACCGGAGCGGAGGTCGTGCTGTACTCCGCGCCGTCGGGCCTGCCCGAGGTCGCCCGCGCGTACGCCGAGGCCGCCCTGCGCGCCGGGGCGGCGTTCGTCAACACGACCTCCGACGTCGTCGCCCGCGACCCGCAGTGGATCGAACGGTTCGAAGCCGCGGGCCTGCCACTGCTCGGCGACGACCTGACCAGCCAGTTCGGCACCTCGATCGTGCACAGGACGCTGCTGCGCCTGCTGGCCGAGCGCGGGCTCACGCTGACGAGCTCCTACCAGGTCAACCTCGGCGGCACCGAGGACATCCGCAACCTGGCGCACAACGGCAGCAGCAAGAAGCAGTCCAAGCTCAACGCCCTGGGCTCGGACCAGTCCACCGCGGGCCGGGTCGAGATGGCGCCGATCGGGCACATCGCGAACCTGCGTTCGGAGAAGGTCGCCTACCTCAACATCGAGGCGCAGGGCTGGGGCGAGACGTCGGTCAGCCTCGACATCAAGCTCAAGGTCCACGACCCGAGCGGTGCCGCGGGCGTCACCGTCGACCTGGTCCGCATGGCGGCCGGCGCCCTGCGGGCCGGGCGCGGCGGCCACGTCCCCGCCGCCGCGACGATGCTCAAGTCCCCGCCCGGCACCAGCGCCTGA
- a CDS encoding aromatic ring-hydroxylating oxygenase subunit alpha, with protein MTAAPLPADGLDAALRPFGTSRMLPVQAYTDPAVLAWERRHLFAGSWTCLGRRSQLAAGGNQHALTVGDVAVVLTVSDAGVRAFANVCRHRGHELLPEGGTCERRAIVCPYHGWSYDLDGALKTAPRMPDDFPAKQFGLVELPVVDWHGWVFVNATGTAMPFAEHLGALDRLVAPYAPEKLTVKAVHRYEVAANWKIIAENYHECYHCPLIHPELCAVTPPNSGDNWHEPGHWLGGSMELREHAETMSLDGRSRGVMLDGVDRRTVRYLGLFPNVLLSLHPDYVMAHRMTPLAPDRTLVECQWLFDDTVADPTYAVEFWDVTNRQDWAACESVQRGLSSPHYTPGPLAPNETAIYDWVTLLARAYRDPAGVLGRSIRAGG; from the coding sequence ATGACCGCCGCGCCGCTGCCCGCCGACGGTCTCGACGCCGCGCTGCGGCCGTTCGGGACCTCACGGATGCTGCCCGTGCAGGCCTACACCGACCCGGCGGTCCTGGCCTGGGAGCGGCGGCACCTGTTCGCCGGGTCGTGGACGTGCCTGGGCCGGCGGTCGCAGCTGGCCGCCGGCGGCAACCAGCACGCGCTGACCGTCGGCGACGTCGCCGTCGTGCTGACCGTGTCCGACGCGGGGGTGCGCGCGTTCGCGAACGTGTGCCGCCACCGCGGGCACGAGCTGCTGCCCGAGGGCGGCACGTGTGAGCGGCGGGCGATCGTGTGCCCGTACCACGGCTGGTCCTACGACCTCGACGGTGCGCTCAAGACCGCGCCGCGGATGCCCGACGACTTCCCGGCCAAGCAGTTCGGCCTGGTGGAGCTGCCGGTCGTGGACTGGCACGGGTGGGTGTTCGTCAACGCCACCGGCACCGCGATGCCGTTCGCCGAGCACCTGGGCGCCCTGGACCGCCTCGTGGCGCCGTACGCGCCGGAGAAGCTGACGGTCAAGGCCGTGCACCGCTACGAGGTCGCCGCGAACTGGAAGATCATCGCGGAGAACTACCACGAGTGCTACCACTGCCCGCTGATCCACCCGGAGCTGTGCGCGGTCACCCCGCCGAACTCCGGCGACAACTGGCACGAACCCGGCCATTGGCTCGGTGGGTCGATGGAGCTGCGCGAACACGCCGAGACGATGTCCCTGGACGGGCGCTCGCGCGGGGTGATGCTCGACGGCGTCGACCGGCGCACCGTGCGCTACCTGGGGCTGTTCCCGAACGTGCTGCTGTCGCTGCACCCGGACTACGTGATGGCCCACCGGATGACGCCGCTGGCACCGGACCGGACCCTGGTCGAGTGCCAGTGGCTGTTCGACGACACGGTCGCCGACCCGACGTACGCGGTGGAGTTCTGGGACGTCACGAACCGGCAGGACTGGGCGGCGTGCGAGTCGGTGCAGCGCGGCCTGTCCTCGCCGCACTACACGCCGGGGCCGCTCGCGCCGAACGAGACCGCGATCTACGACTGGGTGACGCTGCTGGCCCGGGCGTACCGCGACCCGGCTGGGGTGCTCGGCCGGTCGATCCGTGCCGGCGGCTGA
- a CDS encoding metallophosphoesterase — MTVRHRILHLSDTHFNSPDVDAPAALAQILHDARHVTDLDLVVVSGDIADDGSAEGCAGVREQVGRFCAERGIPHVYCTGNHDTRDAFAAVLGSGHLSADGTDTGTTMPEASGMRAAVSHVAGLRVITLDSLVPGQVHGHLDEAQLAWLRDVLAEPAEAGSVLVLHHPPIAVPTSPIMDVVNLRNGDELADAVAGTDVHAILCGHFHLQLSGLLRGVPVWVTPGVVTRIDFTAPPRWERAVLGAGATVVDLGGPASPLFHLLQARDPRAGEQVYLVDAVSGDDVVEEQP; from the coding sequence GTGACCGTCCGCCACCGCATCCTGCATCTGTCCGACACCCACTTCAACAGCCCCGACGTCGACGCCCCCGCGGCATTGGCGCAGATCCTGCACGACGCGCGCCACGTGACGGACCTGGACCTGGTCGTCGTGAGCGGCGACATCGCCGACGACGGCTCGGCCGAAGGGTGCGCGGGCGTACGCGAACAGGTGGGCCGCTTCTGCGCCGAGCGGGGCATCCCGCACGTCTACTGCACGGGCAATCACGACACCCGTGACGCGTTCGCGGCCGTGCTCGGCTCCGGGCACCTGTCAGCCGACGGCACCGACACGGGCACGACCATGCCGGAGGCGTCCGGCATGCGGGCCGCCGTCAGCCACGTCGCCGGACTGCGCGTCATCACCCTGGACAGCCTCGTGCCGGGCCAGGTCCACGGGCACCTCGATGAGGCACAGCTCGCCTGGTTGCGTGACGTCCTGGCCGAACCCGCCGAAGCCGGGTCGGTGCTCGTGCTGCACCATCCGCCGATCGCCGTGCCCACCTCCCCGATCATGGACGTGGTGAACCTGCGCAACGGCGACGAGCTCGCCGACGCCGTCGCGGGCACCGACGTGCACGCCATCCTGTGCGGCCACTTCCACCTGCAGCTGTCCGGGCTGCTGCGCGGCGTACCGGTGTGGGTGACACCCGGTGTGGTGACCCGCATCGACTTCACCGCGCCACCGCGCTGGGAGCGCGCCGTCCTGGGCGCCGGCGCCACGGTCGTCGACCTCGGCGGCCCGGCCTCCCCGCTGTTCCACCTGCTGCAGGCCCGCGATCCCCGCGCCGGCGAGCAGGTTTACCTCGTGGATGCGGTGTCGGGCGACGACGTCGTGGAAGAGCAGCCATGA
- a CDS encoding DUF11 domain-containing protein gives MRVRMVGALLCGLVAAGWGAVPAYAAESADIRVSDTRAVGSVGQTVKVTITVSNRGPDPSYRPTVFVHSAPGLAFVGFASCPGELNDGGCMLPTLQAGAAQSAVANIKITGKDPSGSYGVRTSTPDPNTSNADILHICVIGGWCTNGKRYDPQPTQATSPRPRPKPSRTAASPAAPKPSPTAVASPTAEPSPSPVAVASSAVPSPEPSQPVDTVPVSAEPVNGSSNTPAVAAFALVLALIVGASAALWRRSR, from the coding sequence ATGAGGGTACGGATGGTGGGTGCGCTGCTGTGCGGGCTGGTCGCCGCCGGGTGGGGCGCGGTTCCGGCATACGCCGCGGAGTCGGCCGACATCCGGGTCTCCGACACCCGAGCCGTCGGCTCGGTCGGCCAGACCGTCAAGGTCACCATCACGGTGAGCAACCGCGGACCGGACCCGTCGTACCGCCCCACGGTGTTCGTCCACAGCGCTCCCGGGCTGGCCTTCGTCGGCTTCGCATCGTGCCCGGGCGAGCTGAACGACGGTGGCTGCATGCTGCCCACACTGCAGGCGGGCGCGGCACAGTCTGCCGTCGCCAACATCAAGATCACGGGCAAGGACCCGAGCGGCTCGTACGGGGTGCGCACCTCGACGCCCGACCCGAACACCTCCAACGCCGACATCCTGCACATCTGCGTCATCGGCGGCTGGTGCACCAACGGCAAGCGCTACGACCCGCAGCCCACCCAAGCCACGAGCCCGCGGCCCAGGCCCAAGCCGAGCCGCACCGCCGCCTCGCCCGCCGCCCCGAAGCCGTCCCCGACCGCCGTGGCGTCCCCGACGGCCGAGCCGTCGCCGTCGCCAGTCGCCGTCGCGAGCAGCGCGGTCCCGTCTCCGGAACCCTCGCAGCCGGTCGACACCGTGCCGGTCAGCGCCGAACCGGTGAACGGATCCTCGAACACGCCCGCGGTCGCGGCGTTCGCTCTGGTGCTGGCGCTGATCGTGGGCGCTTCCGCGGCGCTGTGGCGAAGGTCCCGGTAG
- a CDS encoding VOC family protein yields the protein MNTEPTARTAPGIDRDIYPMPAFVKFEATDLPATTRWYEAAGFVVLAAMPGPGGATMLVHLRRQRYQDILLVPARGAVTGGGRVTMAAGGDDLRLRAGDLAAAGGGTVDGPAQTPWRSDDLVLTDPDGNVVVLTEPRRADIDADAEWSTMVRTSVGRAVAP from the coding sequence GTGAACACCGAGCCCACTGCCCGGACCGCGCCGGGCATCGACCGCGACATCTACCCGATGCCCGCGTTCGTGAAATTCGAAGCGACCGACCTCCCCGCGACGACACGGTGGTACGAGGCTGCCGGGTTCGTGGTCCTGGCGGCCATGCCCGGCCCCGGCGGGGCGACGATGCTGGTTCACCTGCGACGGCAGCGATACCAGGACATCCTGCTCGTGCCCGCCCGCGGCGCGGTCACCGGTGGCGGCCGGGTCACGATGGCAGCCGGTGGCGACGACCTGCGGCTACGCGCCGGGGACCTGGCCGCGGCAGGCGGTGGCACGGTCGACGGGCCCGCCCAGACGCCATGGCGCAGCGACGACCTGGTGCTCACCGACCCGGACGGCAACGTCGTCGTCCTCACCGAGCCGCGTCGGGCCGACATCGATGCGGACGCCGAGTGGTCGACCATGGTCCGCACCAGCGTGGGCCGCGCCGTCGCCCCCTGA
- a CDS encoding phytoene desaturase family protein, with product MTHDVIIIGGGHNGLVAAAYLARAGRRVVVLERRHTVGGAAVSERPFGPDFLVTSLSYVVSLLPPDMVADLRLAEHGYHVYEQGPYFAPRRDGRHLHLAGDPQRRHEEIGKFSKADADAYERWESWLGGLGAKVGPLLDAIPPKLGSKRPGDLLGQAALLKTLRKIDVRAAFDLTRLFTASVADLVEDRFESDAMRGLLSVSGVIGTWGGPRSAGTAFVTLHHHLDQTGGQSAAWGFPRGGMGGVTAAMAASARSFGADIRTEAPVARIDTRGGRVTGVTLESGEQLTAPTVITTAHPKISFLRMMDRDELPGDFVADIESWQTRSGTVKVNFAVDRLPSFASHPEFDPAVYGGTIVLSESLDDVETAFQEAAAGKAATLPFADVCIPSVFDPTLAPEGKHVISMFTQWVPHTWAGQPHTAELDAYADRLVARMEAVAPGFTDSVIGRQIIGPHEMEHEYGLVGGNIFHGELTPGQMFHCRPAAGYADLRTPIKGLYQAGSATHGGGGVTGIPGRNVVRQVLHDTGRRGRR from the coding sequence GTGACGCATGACGTGATCATCATCGGTGGCGGGCACAACGGCCTGGTCGCCGCGGCGTACCTCGCGCGGGCCGGCCGGCGGGTGGTGGTGCTGGAGCGCCGCCACACCGTCGGCGGCGCCGCCGTGTCCGAGCGCCCGTTCGGCCCGGACTTCCTGGTGACCTCCCTGTCGTACGTGGTGAGCCTGCTCCCGCCGGACATGGTCGCCGACCTGCGCCTGGCCGAGCACGGCTACCACGTGTACGAGCAGGGCCCCTACTTCGCGCCCCGCCGCGACGGCCGCCACCTGCACCTGGCCGGCGACCCGCAACGCCGCCACGAGGAGATCGGCAAGTTCTCCAAGGCCGACGCCGACGCCTACGAGCGCTGGGAGTCCTGGCTGGGCGGGCTTGGCGCGAAGGTCGGCCCGCTGCTGGACGCGATCCCGCCGAAGCTCGGCTCCAAGCGCCCGGGTGACCTGCTGGGCCAGGCGGCGCTGCTCAAGACGCTGCGCAAGATCGACGTGCGGGCGGCGTTCGACCTGACCCGCCTGTTCACCGCCAGCGTCGCGGACCTGGTCGAGGACCGGTTCGAGTCCGACGCGATGCGGGGCCTGCTGTCGGTGTCGGGCGTCATCGGCACCTGGGGCGGGCCGCGCAGCGCCGGCACCGCGTTCGTCACCCTGCACCACCACCTGGACCAGACCGGCGGGCAGTCCGCGGCGTGGGGTTTCCCGCGCGGCGGCATGGGCGGGGTCACCGCGGCGATGGCCGCCTCCGCGCGCTCGTTCGGCGCGGACATCCGCACCGAGGCGCCGGTGGCCCGCATCGACACCAGGGGCGGCCGGGTCACCGGCGTCACCCTGGAGTCGGGCGAGCAGCTCACCGCCCCGACGGTGATCACCACGGCGCATCCGAAGATCTCGTTCCTGCGCATGATGGACCGCGACGAGCTGCCGGGCGACTTCGTGGCCGACATCGAGTCGTGGCAGACCCGCTCGGGCACGGTGAAGGTCAATTTCGCGGTGGACCGGCTGCCGAGCTTCGCCAGCCACCCGGAGTTCGACCCCGCGGTGTACGGCGGCACGATCGTGCTGTCGGAGTCCCTCGACGACGTGGAGACCGCGTTCCAGGAGGCCGCAGCGGGCAAGGCCGCGACGCTGCCGTTCGCCGACGTGTGCATCCCGTCGGTGTTCGACCCGACCCTGGCGCCCGAGGGCAAGCACGTGATCAGCATGTTCACCCAGTGGGTGCCGCACACCTGGGCCGGCCAGCCGCACACCGCCGAACTCGACGCCTACGCCGACCGCCTCGTCGCGCGGATGGAGGCCGTCGCGCCCGGGTTCACCGACTCGGTCATCGGGCGTCAGATCATCGGCCCGCACGAGATGGAACACGAGTACGGCCTGGTCGGCGGCAACATCTTCCACGGCGAGCTGACGCCCGGGCAGATGTTCCACTGCCGTCCCGCGGCCGGTTACGCGGATCTGCGTACCCCGATCAAGGGCCTTTACCAGGCCGGCTCCGCCACGCACGGCGGCGGCGGGGTCACCGGTATCCCGGGCCGCAACGTGGTCCGGCAGGTGCTGCACGACACCGGCCGCCGGGGTCGGCGATGA
- a CDS encoding outer membrane protein assembly factor BamB family protein has protein sequence MNGEPTFGTTAVIDLGAGWQDHQTGPARPGLRAAVLRPLAAVAAVILMLALGGGAPARRLDELAAISLSPQGDFQIIGDMLLVRDVDRLAGYSLDDGMQRWKIKLPGTAGSGLAPAGNVPGVMVTEMQEAATNRRTTYAVDVGTGSILWQDGLPMMTLADVAVAIWSTDTDKTSMQITVRDVRTGRQRWSVQNVLPAIDYPALIRSEAELPIWTLQSTGELTARDLRDGRVLRRHRIDLGRAVPADLSVSGDELILETALDGKNTTARYSTADLAPIPLTAPYVGRTDCGAYWCTQSQSAEQTNPSPVDIVDKATGVVRRRFVGGSFVVPTPLGLLVAGPELDGSGPPAVALLDAATARPLFDVTGWRVYLTFAASGAVLVRGTGRGPGQVAWLTPGGLDLAQLPVPVERCVFAARAVACPRPTGTLTVWRLARGHGDAA, from the coding sequence GTGAACGGGGAACCGACCTTCGGCACGACCGCGGTCATCGACCTCGGCGCGGGCTGGCAGGACCACCAGACCGGACCCGCCCGGCCCGGCCTGCGCGCCGCCGTGCTGCGGCCGCTGGCAGCCGTCGCCGCCGTGATCCTGATGCTGGCACTGGGCGGTGGCGCACCGGCACGCCGCCTGGACGAACTCGCCGCCATCAGCCTGTCCCCGCAAGGCGACTTCCAGATCATCGGCGACATGCTGCTGGTACGCGACGTGGACCGGCTCGCCGGCTACAGCCTCGACGACGGCATGCAACGCTGGAAGATCAAGCTGCCGGGTACGGCGGGCAGCGGCCTGGCACCTGCCGGAAACGTACCCGGCGTCATGGTGACCGAGATGCAGGAAGCGGCCACGAACCGCCGGACCACCTACGCCGTCGACGTCGGGACCGGCTCGATCCTGTGGCAGGACGGCCTGCCCATGATGACGCTCGCCGACGTGGCGGTGGCGATCTGGTCGACCGACACAGACAAGACATCGATGCAGATCACCGTCCGGGACGTGCGCACCGGCCGGCAGCGCTGGAGCGTGCAGAACGTCCTGCCGGCGATCGACTACCCGGCCCTCATCCGCAGCGAGGCCGAACTGCCGATTTGGACGCTGCAGAGCACCGGGGAGCTGACCGCGCGTGACCTGCGTGACGGGCGGGTGCTGCGCCGCCACCGGATAGACCTGGGCAGGGCCGTGCCGGCCGACCTGAGCGTCAGCGGCGACGAGCTGATCCTCGAGACCGCGCTGGACGGCAAGAACACGACGGCGCGCTACTCCACCGCCGACCTGGCACCCATCCCGCTCACTGCGCCGTACGTGGGCCGCACCGACTGCGGCGCGTACTGGTGCACGCAGTCGCAGTCGGCGGAGCAGACCAACCCGAGCCCGGTCGACATCGTGGACAAGGCCACCGGCGTCGTACGCCGGCGCTTCGTCGGGGGCAGCTTCGTCGTGCCGACACCGCTGGGGCTGCTGGTCGCCGGCCCGGAACTGGACGGAAGCGGGCCGCCGGCCGTCGCGCTGCTCGACGCGGCCACCGCCCGCCCGCTGTTCGACGTCACGGGATGGCGGGTGTACCTGACCTTCGCCGCGTCGGGGGCGGTGCTGGTCCGCGGCACCGGCCGGGGGCCGGGACAGGTCGCCTGGCTGACCCCCGGCGGCCTCGACCTGGCACAGCTGCCCGTGCCGGTGGAGCGATGCGTCTTCGCAGCGCGGGCGGTCGCATGCCCGCGCCCCACAGGCACGCTGACCGTCTGGCGCCTGGCCCGCGGACACGGCGACGCGGCATGA
- a CDS encoding pectinesterase family protein, which produces MPGKPTRARLWLAVVLAIAAQGAASAMTPSPAHAAPATGVAYQLVVTKSGKCIDVPGASSANGALLQQWGCTASSPWQQFRLTAVGSNYQLVNVSSGKCVDIPDWSTASGVQLQQYGCVSSQANQQWRLAASGTNTYQIISVHSGLCVSLKDASTANGAAVIQETCTANTNKQWAFTGVGSGTGATVAADGAGRYTTVQAAVDAAPANSTTRQVITIKAGTYREIVTIPSNKPNLTLQGLGGSAGNTVIVNNHSSAGGWGTSGSATVFVNGRDFRAVNLTIANDYGEGSQAVAANLNGDRAVFDNVRFLGNQDTLLLNNFRAYIVNSYVEGTVDFIFGGGTAVFNASTIHEKRTSGGPITAARTDPANAYGILVYRCTITGAANGVTQLGRPWGPAAQVLFRESNLFATIRAAQPWTDMSGNTWQNARFLEYRNTGSGAGTNSNRPQLSDAAAPNYTPQRYLAGTDGWNPVG; this is translated from the coding sequence GTGCCAGGCAAACCGACACGAGCGAGGCTGTGGCTGGCCGTCGTGCTCGCGATCGCCGCGCAGGGCGCAGCGTCGGCGATGACACCGTCGCCCGCCCACGCGGCACCCGCCACCGGTGTGGCATACCAGCTGGTCGTGACCAAGAGCGGCAAGTGCATCGACGTGCCCGGAGCGTCATCGGCCAACGGCGCGTTGTTGCAGCAGTGGGGCTGCACGGCGAGCTCGCCGTGGCAGCAGTTCCGGCTGACCGCGGTCGGGTCGAATTACCAGCTGGTCAACGTCAGCAGCGGCAAGTGCGTCGACATCCCCGACTGGTCCACGGCGTCGGGCGTGCAGTTGCAGCAGTACGGGTGCGTTTCCAGTCAGGCCAACCAGCAGTGGCGCCTGGCGGCCAGCGGCACGAACACCTACCAGATCATCAGCGTGCACTCGGGGCTGTGCGTCAGCCTCAAGGACGCCTCGACCGCGAACGGCGCGGCGGTCATCCAGGAGACGTGCACCGCCAACACCAACAAGCAGTGGGCCTTCACCGGGGTCGGCAGCGGCACCGGCGCGACCGTCGCCGCCGACGGCGCCGGCCGGTACACCACCGTGCAGGCCGCCGTCGACGCCGCACCCGCCAACAGCACCACCCGCCAGGTCATCACCATCAAGGCCGGCACCTACCGGGAGATCGTCACCATCCCGTCCAACAAACCCAACCTCACCCTGCAGGGCCTGGGCGGATCGGCGGGCAACACCGTCATCGTCAACAACCACAGCTCCGCCGGGGGATGGGGCACCTCCGGCAGCGCGACCGTGTTCGTCAACGGCCGCGACTTCCGTGCCGTGAACCTGACGATCGCCAACGACTACGGCGAAGGCAGCCAGGCTGTCGCTGCGAACCTCAACGGCGACCGGGCCGTGTTCGACAACGTCCGGTTCCTCGGCAACCAGGACACGCTGCTGCTCAACAACTTCCGCGCCTACATCGTCAACTCGTACGTCGAAGGCACCGTCGACTTCATCTTCGGCGGCGGCACCGCGGTGTTCAACGCCAGCACCATCCACGAGAAGCGCACCAGCGGCGGCCCGATCACCGCGGCCCGCACCGACCCGGCCAACGCCTACGGCATCCTCGTCTACCGCTGCACGATCACCGGCGCGGCCAACGGCGTCACCCAGCTCGGCCGCCCGTGGGGGCCCGCCGCGCAGGTGCTGTTCCGCGAATCGAACCTGTTCGCGACCATCCGCGCCGCCCAGCCGTGGACCGACATGTCCGGCAACACGTGGCAGAACGCGCGGTTCCTCGAGTACCGCAACACCGGCTCCGGCGCGGGCACCAACAGCAACCGGCCGCAGCTGTCGGATGCCGCCGCCCCGAACTACACCCCGCAGAGGTACCTCGCCGGCACCGACGGCTGGAACCCGGTCGGCTGA
- a CDS encoding PASTA domain-containing protein has product MTNAPLTNSTPKKGLSTGVIIGIVAGAVVVLLCCGIGVVAMISGGDGPKPSTSATSAAATPAGVVASPSASPSPSASPSSSPSPSPSPSPATAKMPNLVGTNAAVAEDKLKQLGFTKIQFGSVDPNDTFVVLPANWTVKKQSEKAGAIVRLDTLIVLSVTKQ; this is encoded by the coding sequence ATGACCAATGCACCCCTCACCAACTCGACCCCCAAGAAGGGTCTGAGCACCGGCGTCATCATCGGCATCGTCGCCGGAGCCGTTGTCGTCCTTCTCTGCTGCGGCATCGGCGTCGTCGCGATGATCAGCGGCGGAGACGGGCCGAAGCCTTCCACGAGTGCCACATCCGCCGCCGCGACGCCCGCGGGGGTCGTCGCGTCACCCTCGGCGAGCCCTTCGCCCAGCGCCTCGCCGTCCTCGTCGCCGTCCCCGTCTCCGTCGCCGAGTCCCGCCACGGCCAAGATGCCGAACCTGGTCGGAACCAACGCGGCGGTGGCCGAGGACAAGCTGAAGCAGCTCGGCTTCACCAAGATCCAGTTTGGATCGGTCGATCCGAACGACACCTTCGTCGTGCTGCCCGCGAACTGGACCGTCAAGAAGCAGTCGGAGAAGGCAGGCGCGATCGTCCGCCTCGACACACTGATCGTGCTGAGCGTGACCAAGCAGTAA